In Gordonia phthalatica, one genomic interval encodes:
- a CDS encoding AMP-dependent synthetase/ligase → MAECRVPAKFEIPEERNASDVLFDLVEKNGSKTVFRKQQGTQWLPVTAAEAGAQVVALAKGLIASGIEPGDRVALVSSTRLEWTLLDFAIWSAGAVTIPIYDSSSGPQIDWIMRDSGAKTIIVETDGHRTVAESADAVDDSVTVFQIDVADGQGIVDLLTERGKDVADDEVTARRRTLKASSPATLIYTSGTTGRPKGCMLTHSNLLGEIEGVMQTSLNTLLGDGKRLLLFLPLAHVLARAINLVAMEAGVEIGYTSDIPNLIPTFAVFKPSLILSVPRVFEKVYNSARQGAHDGGKGKIFDLAADTAVEYSTAKQNGDVNLLLRAKHALFDKLVYAKLRTALGGQCELAISGGAPLGSRLGHFFSGVGIPVYEGYGLTETTAAIAVNTPGVVKVGTVGRPIPGNTVRIADDGEILLSGEVVFAGYWKNEKATAEAITDGWFHTGDLGALDADGFLRITGRKKEIIVTAGGKNVSPAPMEDIIRASALVSQAVVVGDQKPFIGGLVTIDPEAFPAWKERNGKSADATVADLVDDPDLRAEVQKAVDAANETVSHAETIKKFRVLPSDFTEDSGELTPTMKVKRNVVAEKWADEIAAIYTK, encoded by the coding sequence ATGGCCGAATGCCGCGTGCCCGCGAAGTTTGAGATCCCGGAGGAGCGGAATGCGTCCGACGTGCTCTTCGACCTCGTCGAGAAGAACGGCAGCAAGACCGTGTTCCGCAAGCAGCAGGGGACGCAGTGGCTCCCCGTCACCGCTGCCGAGGCGGGAGCGCAGGTCGTCGCCCTGGCCAAAGGCCTGATCGCGTCCGGCATCGAGCCCGGCGACCGCGTCGCCCTGGTGTCCTCCACGCGCCTCGAATGGACGTTGCTGGACTTCGCGATCTGGTCGGCCGGTGCCGTCACCATCCCGATCTACGACTCGTCGTCGGGTCCGCAGATCGACTGGATCATGCGTGACTCGGGTGCCAAGACGATCATCGTCGAGACCGACGGCCACCGCACGGTCGCCGAGTCGGCCGACGCCGTCGACGACTCGGTGACGGTCTTCCAGATCGACGTCGCCGACGGACAGGGCATCGTCGATCTGCTCACCGAGCGCGGCAAGGACGTCGCCGACGACGAGGTGACCGCCCGCCGGCGCACGTTGAAGGCGTCGAGCCCCGCCACCCTGATCTACACCTCGGGCACGACGGGTCGCCCGAAGGGCTGCATGCTGACGCACTCGAACCTCCTGGGCGAGATCGAGGGCGTCATGCAGACGTCGCTGAACACGTTGCTGGGCGACGGCAAGCGCCTGCTGCTGTTCCTGCCGCTGGCTCACGTCCTGGCCCGCGCCATCAACCTGGTCGCGATGGAGGCCGGCGTCGAGATCGGCTACACCTCCGACATCCCGAACCTCATCCCGACGTTCGCGGTCTTCAAGCCGTCGCTGATCCTGTCGGTGCCCCGCGTCTTCGAGAAGGTCTACAACTCGGCGCGCCAGGGCGCGCACGACGGCGGCAAGGGCAAGATCTTCGACCTGGCGGCCGACACCGCCGTCGAGTACTCCACCGCCAAGCAGAACGGCGACGTGAACCTGCTGCTCCGCGCCAAGCACGCGCTGTTCGACAAGCTGGTCTACGCCAAGCTCCGCACGGCCCTCGGCGGCCAGTGCGAGCTCGCCATCTCCGGCGGCGCTCCCCTCGGTTCGCGCCTCGGACACTTCTTCAGCGGCGTCGGCATCCCGGTCTACGAGGGCTACGGCCTCACCGAGACCACCGCCGCGATCGCGGTGAACACGCCGGGCGTGGTGAAGGTCGGCACCGTGGGCCGCCCGATCCCCGGCAACACGGTCCGCATCGCCGACGACGGCGAGATCCTGCTGTCCGGCGAGGTGGTCTTCGCCGGCTACTGGAAGAACGAGAAGGCCACCGCGGAGGCCATCACCGACGGCTGGTTCCACACCGGCGACCTCGGTGCCCTGGACGCGGACGGTTTCCTCCGGATCACCGGCCGCAAGAAGGAGATCATCGTCACCGCCGGAGGCAAGAACGTCTCCCCGGCGCCGATGGAGGACATCATCCGGGCCAGCGCCCTCGTGTCGCAGGCCGTGGTCGTCGGTGACCAGAAGCCGTTCATCGGCGGTCTGGTGACCATCGACCCGGAGGCCTTCCCCGCGTGGAAGGAGCGCAACGGCAAGTCCGCCGACGCCACCGTCGCCGACCTGGTCGACGACCCCGACCTGCGCGCCGAGGTCCAGAAGGCGGTCGACGCCGCGAACGAAACCGTCTCGCACGCCGAGACGATCAAGAAGTTCCGCGTGCTGCCGTCCGACTTCACCGAGGACTCGGGCGAACTGACGCCGACCATGAAGGTGAAGCGCAACGTGGTCGCCGAGAAGTGGGCCGACGAGATCGCCGCGATCTACACCAAGTAG
- a CDS encoding C40 family peptidase has translation MGVAAITASMLIGGAPVSAEPTPARSADQLLAKYRGLSVDAEKTAEAMKAVQVEYESQRTIVRVERGKAKAAAAKVETMNDRMAVAQKRVDAIARASYRGARINRLYAMLVSDSPQNLLDTMSGLEVMSRQSAADLRSVVKVAREAKAAKADAERTADAATRAIAASEKTRGELQAKQADLQLQAVQIRAIYQSMTGRQLAALRGPKYKFDAKAVPKGTSPELVAVQAAISRIGDPYVWGAVGPDQFDCSGLMLWAYKQAGRTIPRTSEAQLGGGKPVDRADLKPGDLIIYYPDAHHVGMYVGDGYVIHASTFGVPVAVVPIDKAGPYNSARRY, from the coding sequence ATGGGAGTTGCCGCGATCACGGCATCGATGCTGATCGGTGGCGCCCCGGTCTCGGCCGAACCGACGCCCGCCCGCAGCGCCGACCAACTGCTCGCCAAGTATCGGGGCCTGTCGGTCGACGCCGAGAAGACCGCCGAGGCCATGAAGGCCGTGCAGGTCGAGTACGAGTCGCAGCGCACGATCGTCCGCGTGGAGCGCGGCAAGGCCAAAGCCGCGGCCGCGAAGGTCGAGACGATGAACGACCGGATGGCCGTCGCGCAGAAGCGAGTCGACGCGATCGCCCGCGCGAGCTACCGCGGCGCGCGCATCAATCGGCTGTACGCCATGCTGGTGAGCGACTCGCCCCAGAACCTCCTCGACACCATGTCCGGACTCGAGGTGATGTCACGGCAGTCGGCCGCCGACCTGCGCAGCGTCGTGAAGGTGGCGCGCGAGGCCAAGGCGGCGAAGGCGGATGCGGAGCGGACCGCGGACGCAGCGACCCGCGCGATCGCCGCGTCGGAGAAGACCCGCGGTGAACTGCAGGCGAAACAGGCGGATCTGCAACTGCAGGCCGTCCAGATCCGCGCGATCTACCAGTCGATGACCGGTCGGCAGCTCGCCGCGCTGCGCGGCCCCAAGTACAAGTTCGACGCCAAGGCCGTCCCGAAGGGCACCTCGCCCGAGCTCGTCGCAGTCCAGGCGGCCATCTCGCGGATCGGCGACCCCTACGTGTGGGGTGCGGTGGGACCCGACCAGTTCGACTGCTCCGGGCTGATGCTGTGGGCGTACAAGCAGGCCGGACGCACCATTCCGCGGACCAGCGAGGCACAGCTCGGCGGAGGCAAGCCCGTCGACCGCGCTGATCTGAAGCCCGGAGACCTGATCATCTACTATCCGGATGCGCACCACGTCGGCATGTACGTCGGCGACGGCTACGTGATCCACGCATCGACCTTCGGCGTCCCGGTGGCCGTGGTGCCGATCGACAAGGCCGGTCCGTACAACTCCGCGCGACGGTACTGA
- a CDS encoding glycosyltransferase family 4 protein: protein MNRTLLLTNDFPPRPGGIQSYLENMASFLPADDLIVYAPKWRGCEEYDAAAPYRIVRHPTSLMLPTPAVRRRAAKLVRDNDIHTVWFGAAAPLAVLGPSLRSAGARRIVASTHGHEVGWSMLPGSRQVLRYIGDHSDVITYVSRYTRGRFAAAFGPDAALEYVSCGVDVDRFAPDPEARAMLRERYGVGDAPVVLCLSRLVPRKGQDMLLRCWPTIRDAVPDAHLMIVGGGPYAEKLHRLAADMGVQDSVTFTGGVPAADLPMHHAMADVFAMPTRTRGRGLDVEGLGIVFLEASASGVPVVAGDSGGAPETVRESLTGTVVDGRNLADIAEAIIEILTAPKLAAAMGENGRAWTTENWQWKMQAARLMRLL, encoded by the coding sequence GTGAACCGGACCCTGCTGCTCACCAACGACTTCCCGCCTCGTCCCGGCGGCATCCAGTCCTACCTGGAGAACATGGCGTCCTTCCTCCCCGCAGACGACCTGATCGTCTACGCGCCGAAGTGGAGGGGCTGCGAGGAGTACGACGCCGCCGCGCCCTATCGGATCGTCCGGCATCCCACCAGCCTGATGCTGCCGACCCCGGCCGTACGGCGTCGCGCCGCGAAACTGGTGCGCGACAACGACATCCACACCGTCTGGTTCGGCGCGGCCGCACCGCTCGCGGTGCTCGGCCCGTCGCTGCGGTCCGCCGGAGCACGTCGCATCGTCGCCAGTACCCACGGGCACGAGGTGGGCTGGTCGATGCTGCCGGGCTCGCGGCAGGTGCTGCGGTACATCGGCGACCACAGCGACGTCATCACCTATGTCAGCCGCTACACTCGCGGCCGCTTCGCCGCCGCGTTCGGTCCCGACGCGGCCCTCGAGTACGTGTCGTGCGGCGTCGACGTCGACCGATTCGCCCCCGACCCGGAGGCGCGGGCGATGCTTCGCGAACGATACGGGGTCGGCGACGCACCGGTGGTCCTCTGCCTGTCGCGGCTGGTGCCGCGCAAGGGGCAGGACATGCTGCTGCGGTGCTGGCCGACCATTCGGGACGCCGTCCCGGACGCGCACCTGATGATCGTCGGCGGCGGACCGTACGCCGAGAAACTGCACCGGCTGGCCGCCGACATGGGCGTCCAGGACTCGGTGACCTTCACCGGCGGCGTTCCGGCCGCCGACCTGCCCATGCACCACGCCATGGCCGATGTCTTCGCGATGCCGACCCGCACCCGCGGTCGCGGCCTGGACGTCGAAGGCCTCGGCATCGTCTTCCTGGAGGCCTCCGCCAGCGGTGTTCCCGTGGTGGCAGGCGACTCCGGCGGCGCACCCGAGACCGTTCGCGAGAGCCTGACCGGCACCGTCGTCGACGGCCGGAACCTCGCCGACATCGCCGAGGCGATCATCGAGATCCTCACCGCCCCGAAACTGGCCGCGGCGATGGGGGAGAACGGTCGCGCGTGGACCACTGAGAACTGGCAATGGAAGATGCAGGCCGCGCGCCTGATGCGACTGCTCTGA
- a CDS encoding peptidase MA family metallohydrolase — translation MRTRRTAVAVPVLVVALLAAPLTACGSSDESASATSSTVSTTPLNPYEQQRYDGVTALLDQLTATLRGGDRAGLAELIDDAATPEFRRHLEAVAGDFVGTAQKITGSRTPEPSPAPSSETTSPGRSAPTSTKPKPPTSTRTAPAPTARTVNAGPLKLKEFRFRVAPQTGAEQLLDPAFSARLEAQGATDTWVTPVDIEYALGGTSAPGLNEPTVTLHRSYTFARYGDDWKIVGDGGSAPDATAQSDENPKAPELGPWDFPGLAATDVKTAGGTSTVLFYKGAEKTAATAATILSGAVDEVSHFWGDDWVRRVGMISTSTPDQFAGLTKTAPGDTSAAAAATVFTMIDKQNKQVIGQRIVLTPAARSLSAPALAVVVRHELVHVAARLVTADGAPLWLTEGVPEYVGRKGTYRDFVDAAPELAAAVAAKDVPKALPSDGSFSVSSDAARIAYQSAWSFAAFVGEKFGDEKLKDMYLKVAKGGDTATQDAAIKDALGVDKARVIADWQSWLRKQVRR, via the coding sequence GTGCGGACGCGTAGAACCGCAGTCGCGGTCCCGGTCCTCGTCGTCGCGCTGCTGGCCGCTCCGCTGACGGCCTGTGGTTCCTCGGACGAGTCGGCATCGGCCACGTCCTCGACGGTCTCCACCACCCCGCTCAATCCGTATGAACAGCAGCGCTACGACGGTGTCACCGCGCTCCTGGACCAGCTGACTGCGACCCTCCGCGGCGGCGACCGCGCCGGGCTGGCGGAACTGATCGACGACGCCGCGACGCCGGAGTTCCGCCGTCATCTCGAGGCGGTCGCCGGCGACTTCGTCGGCACCGCGCAGAAGATCACCGGGTCTCGCACACCCGAGCCGTCGCCTGCGCCGTCGAGCGAGACGACGTCGCCCGGCCGGTCGGCTCCGACGTCGACGAAGCCCAAGCCGCCCACGTCGACTCGGACCGCTCCAGCGCCGACGGCCCGCACCGTGAACGCCGGGCCGTTGAAGCTCAAGGAGTTCCGCTTCCGGGTGGCGCCGCAGACCGGTGCGGAGCAGCTGTTGGACCCCGCGTTCTCCGCGCGACTGGAGGCGCAGGGCGCCACCGACACCTGGGTGACCCCTGTCGACATCGAGTACGCGCTCGGCGGGACGTCTGCGCCCGGCCTGAACGAGCCGACGGTCACCCTGCACCGCAGCTACACCTTCGCCCGGTACGGCGACGACTGGAAGATCGTCGGCGACGGGGGATCGGCCCCCGACGCCACCGCGCAGTCCGACGAGAATCCGAAGGCGCCCGAACTGGGTCCGTGGGACTTCCCGGGTCTGGCCGCCACCGATGTGAAGACCGCGGGCGGCACGTCCACCGTCCTGTTCTACAAGGGGGCGGAGAAGACCGCCGCCACGGCGGCCACCATCCTGTCCGGAGCGGTCGACGAGGTGTCCCACTTCTGGGGCGACGACTGGGTGCGCCGGGTCGGCATGATCTCGACGTCCACCCCGGACCAGTTCGCCGGCCTCACCAAGACGGCGCCCGGAGACACGTCGGCGGCCGCTGCGGCGACCGTCTTCACGATGATCGACAAGCAGAACAAACAGGTCATCGGGCAGCGGATCGTCCTGACCCCCGCAGCCCGCTCGCTGTCGGCGCCCGCGCTCGCCGTCGTCGTCCGTCACGAACTGGTGCACGTCGCCGCCCGCCTCGTGACCGCCGACGGGGCTCCGCTCTGGTTGACCGAAGGGGTTCCCGAGTACGTGGGCCGCAAGGGCACCTACCGTGACTTCGTCGACGCCGCACCGGAGTTGGCGGCGGCCGTCGCCGCGAAGGACGTGCCGAAGGCGCTGCCGTCGGACGGCTCCTTCTCCGTCTCCAGCGACGCCGCGCGGATCGCGTACCAGAGCGCGTGGTCGTTCGCGGCGTTCGTCGGGGAGAAGTTCGGCGACGAGAAGCTCAAGGACATGTACCTGAAGGTCGCCAAGGGCGGCGACACGGCGACGCAGGACGCCGCGATCAAGGATGCGCTCGGCGTCGACAAGGCCAGGGTGATCGCCGACTGGCAGTCGTGGCTGCGAAAGCAGGTCCGGCGGTGA